In Nerophis ophidion isolate RoL-2023_Sa linkage group LG02, RoL_Noph_v1.0, whole genome shotgun sequence, one DNA window encodes the following:
- the LOC133545109 gene encoding G-protein coupled receptor 84-like, which yields MLQTLTNQTEDGFSCYSPSVEVYRYFAVLWGCSVTVTGTVGNLMTILAFASDSQLRTRFNVLIVNLALADLLYCTVLQPISVDSYLHLRWRSGELWCRIFGLLLFLSNSVSTMTLCLVAISRYLLVEKRAVFDRVFSDRGLACLLIATWALGLACSGPLWSVYVFVPQVCICSFHRIRGRPYTTILLFFYFFVGLACVGTFNFLIYRRVRLVSLALLRYRFSRRSSKKKAPETDESSVRNSMATCSSELGTQGKLTEMEDPLQNMQCKTSKKPSAHKPNADVGRVPPSNPASSGEDLEFKRVTRMCFGVFLSFVFCFFPFMLLNIADKRSSAPRVLHMLCSNLTWLNSCINPILYAVMNRQFRRAYNVLLTRAATPFSYLWMQSS from the coding sequence ATGCTGCAGACCCTCACCAACCAAACAGAGGATGGCTTCTCCTGCTACAGTCCTTCAGTGGAGGTCTACCGCTACTTTGCCGTGCTGTGGGGATGTTCCGTCACCGTCACCGGCACAGTGGGGAACCTGATGACCATTCTGGCGTTTGCCTCAGACTCCCAACTGAGGACCCGCTTTAATGTGCTGATTGTCAACCTGGCTCTGGCTGACCTCCTGTACTGCACCGTGCTGCAGCCCATTTCCGTCGACTCCTACCTCCACCTCAGATGGCGAAGCGGCGAGCTCTGGTGCAGAATCTTTGGCCTGCTGCTCTTCCTCTCCAACTCTGTCTCCACTATGACTCTCTGCTTGGTGGCTATCAGTCGCTACTTACTGGTTGAGAAAAGGGCAGTGTTCGACCGTGTCTTCTCAGACCGCGGACTGGCTTGCCTCCTGATTGCAACGTGGGCGCTCGGCCTGGCCTGCTCCGGCCCGCTCTGGTCCGTTTATGTGTTTGTGCCTCAGGTGTGCATCTGCAGCTTCCACCGAATCAGGGGTCGGCCCTACACCACCATTCTgctcttcttctacttcttcgtGGGACTGGCCTGCGTCGGCACCTTCAACTTCCTCATTTACCGACGCGTGCGGCTCGTGTCGCTGGCCTTGCTACGCTACAGGTTCAGCCGCCGGTCTTCCAAGAAAAAAGCCCCGGAAACAGACGAGAGCAGCGTGAGGAACAGCATGGCCACTTGCAGCAGCGAGCTGGGCACCCAGGGCAAACTCACAGAGATGGAGGATCCCCTCCAAAATATGCAATGCAAGACCTCAAAGAAACCATCTGCGCACAAGCCAAACGCTGACGTTGGAAGAGTGCCACCTTCAAACCCTGCCAGCTCAGGAGAAGATTTAGAATTCAAGCGTGTGACGCGCATGTGCTTTGGGGTTTTCCTGTCTTTTGTGTTTTGCTTCTTCCCCTTCATGTTACTCAACATTGCCGATAAACGCAGCAGCGCCCCGCGGGTGTTGCACATGTTGTGTTCCAACCTCACCTGGCTCAACAGCTGCATCAACCCCATACTCTACGCCGTCATGAATCGACAATTCCGAAGGGCCTACAATGTGCTGCTCACCAGGGCGGCTACACCTTTCTCATACCTCTGGATGCAAAGCTCCTAA